From Azospirillum baldaniorum, the proteins below share one genomic window:
- the cas5c gene encoding type I-C CRISPR-associated protein Cas5c, translated as MPHSVILRVSGARACFSRAEFKTERVSYDVITPSAARGIFDSVYWRPGLRWIIDRIYVLNPIRFQSLSRNEIGDRIPVASVRHAMRNGAFQTLPRIAADNRQRRAATILVEVDYLITARLTLTDDAPVGDRLDIPLGIFTRRARRGQCFRFPCLGTREFPADVMLWEGSPPMHQFPGDQRDRDLGLMLLDIDYAKNHASRFFHAVLRDGVIDVPPFVAAAVRP; from the coding sequence ATGCCGCACAGCGTCATATTGCGCGTCTCGGGGGCTCGGGCTTGCTTTTCTCGCGCGGAGTTCAAAACCGAACGCGTCTCCTACGATGTCATTACTCCGTCCGCCGCTCGCGGTATCTTCGACAGTGTGTATTGGCGCCCCGGGCTGCGTTGGATCATCGACCGCATCTATGTCCTCAATCCGATCCGCTTCCAGTCGCTGAGCCGCAACGAGATCGGTGACCGCATCCCGGTTGCCTCGGTGCGCCATGCCATGCGGAACGGTGCTTTTCAGACCCTGCCGCGAATCGCCGCCGACAACCGGCAACGACGCGCCGCCACCATCCTGGTCGAGGTCGATTATCTCATCACCGCCCGCCTCACCCTGACCGATGACGCCCCGGTTGGGGACCGGCTGGACATCCCCCTTGGCATCTTCACCCGCCGCGCCCGGCGCGGCCAATGCTTCCGCTTCCCCTGCCTCGGCACCCGCGAGTTTCCGGCCGACGTCATGCTGTGGGAGGGATCCCCGCCGATGCACCAGTTCCCCGGCGACCAGCGCGACCGCGACCTCGGTCTCATGCTGCTGGACATCGATTACGCCAAGAATCATGCCTCCCGCTTCTTTCATGCCGTCCTGCGCGACGGCGTCATCGACGTTCCGCCTTTCGTTGCGGCGGCGGTGCGGCCATGA
- a CDS encoding DUF4347 domain-containing protein, whose product MDTTTLIAAAVAGSIPRTADPVADGGRKEVVFIDTGLADWQTLVAGVAAGIDVVLLDGAADGLAQMAAWAAGKEGYDAIHVLSHGAEGQLRLGTLVLDIAAVAARSAELAALGGALADGGDLLLYGCDVAGGNGAAFVAALATATGADVAASIDRTGSFAAGGNWVLETGIGSLETSSLVFQGYAHALAPLAATAGNDSLTGTVGNDSIAGLAGNDTLRGNDGNDTLDGGDGDDSLYGDAGNDSLEGGDGNDYLDGGTGNDTLVGGAGNDILIGGAGNDSLVGGDGNDTVSIGSLSDYTADDIIDGGAGDDTIRFFSTTAGDTLVLNGNVTDSDGTISIVISGTATGGINNAAVNIDASAVTLSGGVTISGNGEANTLTGTAQNDTISAANGNDTLFGGAGNDSLSGGNGDDSIVGGTGNDTLDGGAGNDSLVGGDGDDTLSGGAGIDTLIGGDGDDVFLISAVADHPTNETINGGAGNDVIRFVSSSSGAVLVLNSNLTDSDGTITIDVSRRADGTTSNSAVGVDASAVTLTGGVTIIGNAGKNVLTGSAYNDSINGGNGDNVLDGGDGDDTIIGGTGNDTIIGGAGTDSLFGGSFNDVFGIAAGSHHTANETIDGGTSSDTIRFYSATDGDTLTLNSNLKNGSNNFTIAITGDVNGAASNASVNVDASAVTLAGGLKIFGSGGNNVLTGTAQSDSIEGGDGNDSINGGDGRDTLNGGDGNDTLIGGGNNDSLNGGDGDDSLEGGIGNDTLTGGAGNDTLTGGAGNDVFVDPNGDVITTLESGDIIRLTGGAAQMLGASHLQYDSGTKTLTVDWDKNGTFGGGSDVVITFTDAPSLTTFTITDNGAFADITMSAAPTGPTVTDANISISGGSGTGGAYKIGDTVTATWNNTATGDNNTDALTGVTMDFSQFGGGSAVAATNSNGVWTATYTITAGSIDTTNRNVSVTATTASGSTTRADGTNATVDNVAPTLTLGNMAGQASLVGTNNTLRIGSTVKAVWDNSASGDGSDNTDTIAGVTADFSQYGGGSAVAMTNTGGVWQATYTIAAGGLDTTGRNVSITVTDNAGNSKTLTDTANHKLDNAAPTVTDANIAISGGTGTGGAYKIGDTVTATWDNTVDGDNNTDTVSGVTMDFSQFGGGSAVAAINSNGVWTATYTITAGSMDATNRNVSVTVTDNAGNATTRADTANATVDNRAPTVTDANLSISGGSGTGGAFKIGDTVTATWDNTLSGDDNTDTLAGVTVDFSQFGGGAAVAATNSNGVWTATYTITAAPGGTANLNVSVTANDDAGNVTTVADTANATLEVAVPTVTDGNIAISGGSGTGGAYKIGDTVTATWDNTVDGDNNTDTVSGVTMDFSQFGGGSAVAATNSNGVWTATYTITAGSIDDTSRNVSVSASLAGAGTTTTADTTNAMVDNQAPTVTDGHISVSGATGTGGAFKIGNTVTATWDDTLLNGDNNTDTLSSVTFDFSAFGGGSAVAGVNNGGVWTATHTITGGSIDATNRNVSVTVTDDAGNVTTTADSNNATVDNIAPTVTDANISISGATGIAGAFKIGDTVTVVWNGTADGNTDTLAGVTVDFSQFGGGSAVAATNSNGVWTATHTIVSGSIDATGRNVSVTATDDAGNTKTGIDSSNAVVDDREPWARDSFIAISGATGTGGVYKIGDTVTATWDNRMVGGDNNTDSLTSVTFDFSAFGGGSAVVASQTDDVWTATYTITAGSIDAASRNVSVTVIDDAGNTATGTDTTNATVDNVAPTVTDANLSISGGTGTGGAFKAGDTVTAIWNNTLAGDNNTDTLASVTVDFSQFGGGSAVAATNSNGVWTATYTITGGSVDATDRNVSVTVTDDAGNTTTRADTTNTTLDNVAPTVTDANISISGATGTGGSFKTGDTVTAIWDNTLAGDNNTDTLAGVTMDFSQFGGGSAVAATNSNGVWTATYTITVGSIDATDRNVSVSVTDDAGNTTTRADGMNASVDNVAPTVTDAAISISGGSGPGGAYKAGDTVTMTWHSTVTGDNNTDTLAGVSVDFSQFGGSSAVAATHSNGVWTATHTITTGALEAANRNVSVTVTDNAGNVTTRADTTNATVDNAPPAAPAITGFSSDTGSSSSDRLTNDTTLVLSGTAEANALVTVKLGGNSIGTANTNGSGAWTFDYTGTVLPAGTHSFTATATDAAGNVSTASSPFTITVDTGAPSATLTLSDTSLDETGAATLTITFTEAPVGFALDDLSVSDATLSNLTVQADSNGLVFTATLTPNLDVEATGRTVTLGTGWTDAAGNAPAATASSPAFSIDTLGAAGVIATPSGSVTSEAGGAVTVAIVLATRPRGDVTIPLSVSRPGEARISAGSLTFTTANWDTPQTVTVTGLDDSVNDGAQAYDLVLGAITSTDGRYAGLDPADVALSNADDDPPSIALATATRDDSTTGDPTARVTGTADAGSKVEVWRDLDNDGVLDPEDTLLTSVQLGAAETAFTIDVPLPNNALTDLILVAVDADGHRSAPLDVIQRFRTVETGSGTNVTNESSVDSDGHERVDVEAVSEQAGGFAEVVLTDQTEDDGEPMLTASVSAGTRLVASGPAAQQSSAVAGQTLSNSLLTLAAGADEAEKAALQQLASRMPAATSALGSATPVTVRQIVVTASSGGATTGPVTIRGTADQGDGVAAVVLDTRQAAGSTEVNLDNVSVAVILGEARIGGGAGNNAAYGDSSAQFMRMGPGDDTLSGGGGNDTIASTTGNDLLSGDDGDDLVHGGEDNDTVLGGAGNDTVGGGTGDDYVFGGTGDDMLFGEDGNDWVIGGDGLDILSGGAGNDLLFGEGGNDTVFGGDGNDAAFGQEGDDILSLEAGNDIADGGDGSDTLFGGDGNDTLFGGAGADLLSLDAGNDIADGGAGNDTLLGGAGNDTLFGGAGADLIDGGEGNDVIFLIDGADTVWGGAGSDLFALGTGSGGSVVMDFTAGTDRLALTDASISLAGVIASARVVGGSTVLDLRPGSSVTIQGQTGDVARWFS is encoded by the coding sequence ATGGATACGACCACCCTCATCGCCGCCGCCGTCGCCGGGTCGATTCCGCGGACGGCCGATCCCGTCGCTGATGGCGGGCGCAAGGAGGTTGTGTTCATCGATACCGGCCTTGCCGACTGGCAGACTCTCGTGGCGGGCGTGGCGGCCGGAATCGACGTCGTGCTCCTGGACGGCGCGGCGGACGGGCTGGCGCAGATGGCGGCTTGGGCGGCGGGCAAGGAGGGCTACGACGCCATCCATGTGTTGAGCCATGGCGCCGAGGGGCAACTCCGGCTGGGAACGCTCGTTCTTGACATCGCTGCCGTGGCGGCCCGCTCCGCCGAACTGGCCGCCCTGGGCGGCGCGCTGGCGGACGGAGGCGACCTGCTGCTGTACGGCTGCGACGTGGCGGGCGGAAACGGCGCGGCGTTCGTCGCCGCCCTGGCCACGGCGACCGGAGCCGACGTCGCGGCCTCCATCGACCGGACGGGCAGCTTCGCCGCCGGCGGAAACTGGGTTCTGGAGACCGGGATCGGAAGCCTGGAAACGTCGTCCCTGGTGTTCCAGGGCTACGCCCATGCGCTGGCTCCCCTCGCCGCAACCGCCGGCAACGATTCGCTGACCGGCACCGTCGGCAACGACAGCATCGCCGGCCTTGCCGGCAACGACACCCTGAGGGGCAACGACGGCAACGACACCCTGGACGGTGGCGACGGCGACGACAGCCTCTACGGCGACGCCGGCAACGACAGCCTGGAGGGCGGCGACGGCAACGATTACCTGGACGGCGGCACCGGCAACGACACCCTCGTCGGTGGCGCCGGCAACGACATTCTTATCGGCGGCGCCGGCAACGATTCGCTGGTCGGCGGTGACGGCAATGACACCGTCAGCATCGGCAGCCTTTCCGACTACACCGCCGACGACATCATCGACGGCGGGGCCGGCGACGACACCATCCGCTTCTTCAGCACGACGGCCGGGGACACCCTGGTCCTCAACGGGAACGTGACGGACAGCGACGGCACCATCAGCATCGTGATATCGGGCACCGCGACCGGCGGGATCAACAACGCGGCGGTGAACATCGACGCGTCCGCCGTGACGCTGTCGGGCGGCGTCACCATATCCGGCAACGGCGAAGCCAACACGCTTACCGGAACGGCCCAGAACGACACGATCAGCGCCGCCAACGGCAACGATACCCTGTTCGGCGGCGCCGGCAACGACAGCCTGAGCGGCGGCAACGGCGATGACTCGATCGTCGGCGGCACCGGCAACGACACCCTGGACGGCGGCGCCGGCAACGACAGCCTGGTCGGCGGCGATGGCGACGACACATTGAGCGGCGGCGCCGGCATCGACACCTTGATCGGCGGCGATGGCGATGACGTGTTCCTCATTTCCGCTGTTGCCGATCATCCCACCAACGAAACCATCAACGGCGGCGCCGGAAACGATGTCATCCGCTTCGTCTCCTCGTCGTCCGGCGCCGTTCTGGTCCTCAACAGCAACCTGACCGACAGCGACGGCACCATCACCATCGACGTCTCGCGCAGAGCCGACGGCACGACCAGCAACTCGGCAGTGGGGGTCGACGCGTCCGCCGTGACGCTGACGGGCGGCGTCACGATCATCGGCAACGCCGGAAAAAACGTCCTGACCGGATCGGCCTACAACGACTCGATCAACGGCGGCAACGGGGACAACGTCCTGGATGGCGGCGATGGGGACGACACCATCATCGGCGGCACCGGCAACGACACCATCATCGGCGGAGCCGGAACCGACTCCCTCTTCGGGGGGAGCTTCAACGACGTTTTCGGCATTGCCGCCGGTTCCCACCACACGGCCAACGAAACCATCGACGGCGGTACCAGCTCCGACACCATACGGTTCTACAGCGCGACCGACGGTGACACCCTCACCCTCAACAGCAATCTGAAGAACGGCAGCAACAACTTCACCATCGCGATAACCGGCGACGTCAACGGCGCGGCCAGCAACGCTTCGGTGAATGTCGACGCGTCCGCCGTGACGCTGGCTGGCGGCCTCAAGATCTTCGGCAGCGGCGGAAACAACGTGCTGACCGGGACGGCCCAGAGCGATTCGATCGAAGGCGGGGACGGCAACGACTCCATCAACGGCGGGGACGGTCGGGACACGCTGAACGGCGGAGACGGCAACGACACCCTCATCGGCGGCGGAAACAACGATTCCCTGAACGGCGGGGACGGCGACGATTCCCTGGAGGGCGGCATCGGCAACGACACCCTGACCGGTGGCGCCGGCAACGACACGTTGACCGGCGGTGCCGGCAACGACGTCTTCGTCGATCCCAACGGCGACGTCATCACGACGCTGGAGAGCGGCGACATCATCCGGTTGACCGGTGGGGCTGCCCAGATGCTCGGCGCGAGCCATCTGCAGTACGACAGCGGCACCAAGACGCTGACGGTGGATTGGGACAAGAACGGCACCTTTGGCGGAGGGTCCGACGTCGTCATCACCTTCACCGACGCTCCCAGCCTGACGACCTTCACGATCACCGACAACGGCGCCTTCGCCGACATCACGATGAGCGCCGCCCCGACCGGCCCGACCGTCACCGATGCGAACATCTCCATTTCCGGCGGCAGCGGGACGGGCGGTGCCTACAAGATCGGCGACACCGTCACCGCGACCTGGAACAACACCGCCACCGGCGACAACAACACCGACGCCCTCACCGGCGTGACGATGGACTTCAGCCAGTTCGGCGGCGGTTCGGCGGTCGCGGCGACCAACAGCAACGGCGTCTGGACCGCGACCTACACCATCACGGCCGGGTCCATCGACACCACCAACCGCAACGTCTCGGTCACCGCGACCACGGCCTCGGGAAGCACCACGCGGGCCGACGGCACCAACGCCACGGTGGACAATGTGGCGCCCACGCTGACGCTGGGCAACATGGCGGGCCAAGCGTCGCTGGTTGGCACGAACAACACGCTGCGCATCGGCAGCACGGTGAAGGCGGTCTGGGACAACAGCGCAAGCGGCGACGGGAGCGACAACACCGACACGATCGCCGGCGTGACGGCGGATTTCAGCCAGTATGGCGGCGGTTCCGCTGTTGCCATGACCAACACCGGCGGCGTGTGGCAGGCGACCTACACCATCGCCGCCGGCGGCCTCGACACCACCGGCCGCAACGTCTCGATCACGGTCACCGACAACGCCGGCAACAGCAAGACGCTGACCGACACCGCCAACCACAAGCTGGACAATGCGGCGCCCACGGTAACGGACGCCAACATCGCCATCTCCGGCGGCACCGGCACCGGGGGCGCCTACAAGATCGGCGACACCGTCACGGCGACCTGGGACAACACGGTCGACGGCGACAACAACACCGACACCGTGTCCGGCGTGACGATGGACTTCAGCCAGTTCGGCGGCGGCTCGGCGGTTGCGGCGATCAACAGCAACGGCGTCTGGACCGCGACCTACACCATCACCGCCGGTTCCATGGACGCCACCAACCGCAACGTCTCGGTGACCGTCACCGACAACGCCGGCAACGCCACCACGCGGGCCGACACCGCCAACGCCACGGTGGACAACCGAGCGCCCACGGTGACCGACGCGAATCTGTCGATCTCCGGCGGCAGCGGCACCGGCGGCGCCTTCAAGATCGGCGACACCGTCACGGCCACCTGGGACAACACGTTGAGCGGCGACGACAACACCGACACGCTGGCCGGCGTGACGGTGGACTTCAGCCAGTTCGGCGGCGGCGCGGCGGTCGCGGCGACCAACAGCAACGGCGTCTGGACCGCCACTTACACCATCACCGCCGCGCCCGGCGGCACCGCGAATCTCAACGTGTCGGTCACCGCCAACGACGACGCCGGCAACGTGACGACGGTGGCGGACACCGCCAACGCCACGCTGGAGGTCGCCGTGCCCACGGTGACGGACGGCAACATCGCGATCTCCGGCGGCAGCGGCACCGGGGGCGCCTACAAGATCGGCGACACCGTCACGGCGACCTGGGACAACACGGTCGACGGCGACAACAACACCGACACCGTGTCCGGCGTGACGATGGACTTCAGCCAGTTCGGCGGCGGTTCGGCGGTCGCGGCGACCAACAGCAACGGCGTCTGGACCGCGACCTACACCATCACCGCCGGTTCCATCGACGACACGAGCCGCAACGTCTCGGTCTCCGCCTCGCTGGCGGGGGCCGGCACGACGACGACGGCCGACACGACCAACGCCATGGTGGACAATCAGGCCCCCACGGTGACCGACGGCCACATTTCGGTCTCCGGCGCGACGGGAACCGGCGGCGCCTTCAAGATCGGCAACACCGTCACCGCGACCTGGGACGACACGCTCCTCAACGGCGACAACAACACCGACACGCTGTCCAGCGTGACGTTCGATTTCTCCGCTTTCGGCGGCGGCAGCGCAGTGGCCGGCGTCAACAACGGCGGCGTCTGGACCGCGACCCACACCATCACCGGCGGGTCCATCGACGCCACCAACCGCAACGTCTCGGTGACCGTCACCGACGATGCCGGCAACGTGACGACGACGGCGGACTCCAACAACGCCACGGTGGACAACATCGCGCCCACCGTCACCGACGCGAACATTTCGATCTCCGGCGCGACCGGGATCGCTGGGGCGTTCAAGATCGGCGACACCGTCACCGTGGTGTGGAACGGCACCGCCGACGGCAACACCGACACGCTGGCGGGCGTGACGGTGGACTTCAGCCAGTTCGGCGGCGGCAGTGCGGTCGCGGCGACCAACAGCAATGGCGTCTGGACCGCCACCCACACGATCGTCAGCGGTTCCATCGACGCCACGGGCCGCAATGTGTCCGTCACCGCCACCGACGACGCCGGCAACACGAAGACCGGCATCGACAGCAGCAACGCCGTCGTGGACGACCGGGAACCGTGGGCGAGGGACAGCTTCATCGCAATCTCCGGCGCGACCGGAACCGGCGGGGTCTACAAGATCGGCGACACCGTCACCGCGACCTGGGACAACAGGATGGTGGGGGGTGACAACAACACCGATTCCCTGACCAGCGTGACGTTCGACTTCTCCGCCTTCGGCGGCGGCAGCGCGGTCGTGGCGAGCCAGACCGACGACGTCTGGACGGCGACCTACACGATCACGGCCGGTTCCATCGACGCCGCCAGCCGCAACGTCTCGGTGACCGTCATCGACGACGCCGGCAACACGGCCACGGGGACCGACACGACCAACGCCACGGTGGACAACGTCGCCCCCACCGTCACCGACGCGAATCTGTCGATCTCCGGCGGGACCGGAACCGGCGGCGCCTTCAAGGCCGGCGATACGGTCACCGCGATCTGGAACAACACGCTCGCCGGCGACAACAACACTGATACGCTGGCCAGCGTGACGGTGGATTTCAGCCAGTTCGGCGGCGGCAGCGCGGTCGCGGCGACCAACAGCAACGGTGTCTGGACCGCCACATACACCATCACCGGCGGTTCCGTCGACGCGACGGACCGCAACGTCTCCGTGACCGTCACCGACGATGCCGGCAACACGACCACGCGGGCCGACACGACCAACACCACGCTGGACAACGTCGCCCCCACCGTCACCGACGCGAACATCTCGATCTCCGGCGCGACCGGAACCGGCGGTTCTTTCAAGACCGGCGACACGGTCACCGCAATCTGGGACAACACACTGGCCGGCGACAACAACACCGACACGCTGGCCGGCGTGACGATGGACTTCAGCCAGTTTGGAGGTGGCTCCGCGGTTGCCGCGACCAACAGCAACGGTGTCTGGACGGCGACCTACACGATCACCGTGGGCTCCATCGATGCCACGGACCGAAATGTTTCGGTTTCCGTTACCGATGACGCCGGTAACACGACCACGCGGGCGGACGGGATGAACGCCAGTGTGGACAACGTCGCCCCCACGGTGACGGACGCGGCGATTTCCATCTCCGGGGGTTCGGGCCCGGGCGGCGCCTACAAGGCCGGTGACACGGTCACCATGACTTGGCACAGCACGGTTACTGGCGACAACAACACCGACACGCTGGCCGGCGTATCGGTGGACTTCAGTCAGTTCGGCGGCAGCTCCGCAGTCGCGGCGACCCACAGCAACGGCGTCTGGACCGCGACCCACACCATCACCACCGGTGCGCTGGAGGCGGCCAACCGCAATGTCTCGGTCACCGTGACCGACAATGCGGGCAACGTCACAACGCGGGCGGACACGACCAACGCCACGGTGGACAACGCGCCTCCCGCCGCGCCGGCCATCACCGGCTTCTCCAGCGACACCGGAAGCTCGTCCAGCGACCGGCTGACCAACGACACCACACTGGTGCTGAGCGGAACGGCGGAGGCCAACGCCCTGGTGACCGTCAAGCTGGGAGGGAACTCCATCGGCACGGCGAACACCAACGGGTCCGGCGCCTGGACCTTCGACTACACCGGCACGGTTCTGCCGGCGGGCACGCACAGCTTCACCGCCACAGCCACCGACGCCGCAGGCAACGTGTCCACGGCCTCGTCGCCCTTCACCATCACGGTGGACACCGGCGCCCCGTCCGCCACCCTGACGCTGAGCGACACCAGCCTGGACGAGACGGGGGCCGCGACCCTCACCATCACCTTCACGGAGGCTCCGGTCGGCTTCGCGCTCGACGACCTGTCGGTGAGCGACGCCACCCTGTCCAACCTGACGGTCCAGGCGGACTCCAACGGGCTGGTCTTCACCGCCACGCTGACGCCGAACCTGGACGTGGAGGCGACGGGCCGCACCGTCACGCTCGGCACCGGCTGGACCGACGCGGCGGGCAACGCGCCGGCGGCCACGGCGTCCTCCCCCGCCTTCTCCATCGACACGCTGGGCGCGGCGGGCGTCATCGCCACCCCGTCCGGGTCGGTGACCAGCGAGGCCGGCGGCGCCGTCACCGTCGCCATCGTCCTGGCGACCCGTCCGCGCGGCGACGTGACCATTCCGCTGTCCGTCTCAAGGCCCGGCGAGGCCCGGATCTCGGCCGGCAGCCTGACCTTCACCACGGCCAACTGGGACACCCCGCAGACGGTCACGGTCACCGGCCTGGACGACAGCGTGAACGATGGCGCGCAGGCCTACGACCTGGTGCTCGGCGCGATCACCAGCACCGACGGCCGCTACGCCGGGCTCGATCCGGCGGACGTGGCGCTGAGCAACGCCGACGACGATCCGCCGTCCATCGCGCTCGCCACGGCCACCCGCGACGACAGCACCACCGGCGACCCCACGGCCCGGGTCACCGGCACCGCCGACGCCGGCTCGAAGGTGGAGGTGTGGCGCGATCTGGACAACGACGGCGTCCTCGATCCGGAGGACACGCTGCTGACCTCGGTCCAACTCGGGGCGGCGGAGACGGCCTTCACGATCGACGTGCCGCTGCCGAACAACGCGTTGACCGACCTGATCCTGGTGGCGGTGGATGCCGATGGGCACCGTTCCGCTCCGCTCGACGTGATCCAGCGCTTCCGCACGGTGGAGACCGGCTCCGGCACCAACGTCACCAACGAAAGCAGTGTGGACAGCGACGGCCACGAGCGGGTGGACGTCGAGGCGGTGTCGGAACAGGCCGGCGGGTTCGCCGAGGTGGTGCTGACCGACCAGACCGAGGACGACGGCGAACCGATGCTGACGGCCAGCGTGTCGGCGGGTACCCGGCTGGTCGCCAGCGGCCCGGCGGCGCAGCAGAGCAGCGCGGTGGCCGGCCAGACGCTCAGCAACAGCCTGCTGACGCTCGCCGCCGGCGCTGACGAGGCCGAAAAGGCCGCGCTGCAGCAACTCGCCTCGCGGATGCCGGCGGCCACCAGCGCTCTCGGCTCTGCGACGCCGGTCACGGTGCGCCAGATCGTGGTTACCGCCAGCTCCGGCGGTGCGACCACCGGCCCGGTGACCATCCGCGGCACGGCGGATCAGGGCGACGGTGTGGCCGCGGTCGTGCTGGACACCCGGCAGGCTGCGGGCAGCACCGAGGTCAACCTGGACAACGTCAGCGTCGCGGTGATCCTGGGCGAGGCGCGGATTGGCGGCGGCGCGGGCAACAACGCGGCCTACGGCGACTCCAGCGCCCAGTTCATGCGGATGGGGCCCGGCGACGACACGCTGTCGGGGGGCGGCGGCAACGACACCATCGCCTCCACCACCGGCAACGACCTGCTGTCCGGCGACGACGGCGACGACTTGGTGCATGGTGGTGAGGACAACGACACGGTGCTCGGCGGTGCCGGCAATGACACCGTCGGCGGCGGCACCGGCGATGACTATGTGTTCGGCGGCACCGGCGACGACATGCTGTTCGGCGAGGACGGCAACGACTGGGTGATCGGCGGTGATGGCCTCGACATCCTGTCCGGCGGAGCCGGCAACGACCTGCTGTTCGGCGAGGGCGGCAACGACACCGTCTTCGGCGGCGACGGCAACGACGCCGCCTTCGGTCAGGAGGGCGACGATATCCTGTCGCTGGAGGCCGGCAACGACATTGCGGACGGCGGCGACGGCAGCGACACCCTCTTCGGCGGCGATGGCAACGATACCCTCTTCGGCGGAGCCGGTGCGGACCTGCTGTCGCTGGATGCCGGCAACGACATTGCGGACGGCGGGGCCGGCAACGACACGCTGCTCGGCGGGGCCGGCAACGATACCCTCTTCGGCGGAGCCGGTGCGGACCTTATCGACGGTGGGGAGGGCAACGACGTGATCTTCCTCATCGACGGGGCCGACACTGTGTGGGGCGGAGCCGGAAGCGACCTTTTCGCGCTTGGCACCGGGAGCGGCGGATCGGTGGTGATGGACTTTACCGCGGGCACCGACCGGCTGGCCCTCACCGACGCCTCGATAAGCCTCGCTGGTGTGATCGCCTCGGCGCGGGTCGTCGGCGGCAGCACGGTGCTTGATCTGCGGCCCGGCAGCAGCGTTACCATCCAGGGCCAGACCGGGGATGTCGCGCGCTGGTTTTCCTGA
- a CDS encoding recombinase family protein yields MDQTRHNIPAPHLIGYARVSTEDQRLDLQLAALAAAGVAEADVWSDKASGVRSDRPGLAGALKACRRGDVLVVWRLDRLARSTAELLRIADDLNTRGVVLRSLTESIDTGGAVGRLVFTVISAMAEFERNLISERTKAGMAAARAKGHRGGRPAKLTDRQLGMAERLLADPATTGQQVADQFGVHRGTLYRALADYRRRRELKS; encoded by the coding sequence ATGGATCAAACGCGACACAACATCCCCGCACCGCATCTGATCGGCTACGCTCGCGTCTCGACCGAAGACCAGCGGCTCGATCTCCAGCTCGCTGCCCTGGCCGCCGCCGGGGTGGCCGAGGCCGACGTGTGGAGTGACAAGGCGAGCGGCGTCCGCTCCGACCGTCCCGGCTTGGCCGGCGCCCTGAAGGCATGCCGCCGCGGTGACGTGCTGGTGGTGTGGCGGCTCGACCGCTTGGCCCGGTCCACCGCCGAGCTGCTGCGCATCGCCGACGATCTGAACACGCGCGGGGTGGTGCTGCGCAGCCTGACCGAGAGCATCGACACCGGCGGCGCCGTCGGCCGCCTCGTGTTCACGGTGATTTCGGCGATGGCCGAGTTTGAGCGCAACCTCATCAGCGAGCGGACCAAGGCCGGCATGGCAGCGGCGCGAGCAAAGGGGCACCGCGGCGGCCGTCCGGCCAAGCTGACGGACCGTCAACTCGGTATGGCGGAGCGTCTGCTCGCCGATCCGGCCACAACTGGCCAGCAGGTCGCCGACCAGTTCGGGGTGCACCGGGGGACCTTGTATCGGGCGCTCGCCGATTACCGGCGGCGGCGCGAACTCAAGTCGTGA